A region from the Cellvibrio sp. PSBB006 genome encodes:
- a CDS encoding HlyD family secretion protein, whose product MVLQRYVMMSWLIVALLLSACLGNEPPQALGTLERDRVVLKATAAEIVVALPRTEGEDVQEGDLLVQLDDTRQRALVARAEAQVANAAATLTKLQHGARAEDIASARAQVSGAKAQLVEAQKTFERAEVLVSRQLAGQADLDRARAQRDSAQAALERANEGLLLLTNGAREEDLQQAEAVLAEARAVLQLEQHNLQELSIRATRAGRLDRLPKYLGERANVGDALAIVLAGEAPYARVYIPEPYRVKLRVGQTLNVSVDGVAEPLPGTIRWIAQDAAFTPYYALNAADRARLVYLAEIQLSAAAKDLPNGVPAQVELPE is encoded by the coding sequence ATGGTTCTACAACGCTACGTCATGATGAGCTGGCTGATTGTTGCTCTGCTGCTGTCAGCCTGTCTGGGTAATGAGCCGCCGCAGGCACTCGGCACGCTGGAACGGGATCGGGTGGTGTTGAAGGCAACAGCGGCAGAAATTGTCGTCGCCCTGCCCCGCACTGAAGGTGAAGATGTGCAGGAAGGAGATTTACTGGTCCAGCTCGATGATACCCGTCAACGCGCGCTGGTCGCGCGGGCCGAGGCGCAGGTGGCCAATGCGGCAGCCACGCTGACCAAATTGCAGCACGGCGCGCGCGCTGAAGATATTGCCAGTGCCCGCGCGCAGGTCAGCGGCGCCAAAGCACAATTGGTCGAGGCGCAAAAAACCTTTGAGCGCGCCGAGGTGCTTGTGTCCCGCCAATTGGCCGGCCAGGCCGATCTGGATCGCGCCCGCGCTCAACGCGATTCCGCGCAGGCCGCACTGGAACGCGCCAATGAAGGTTTGTTATTACTCACCAATGGTGCGCGCGAAGAAGATCTTCAACAAGCCGAGGCAGTACTGGCGGAAGCCCGCGCAGTGCTGCAACTGGAGCAACATAATCTGCAAGAACTCAGCATTCGCGCTACACGCGCTGGCCGGCTGGATCGTTTGCCGAAGTATCTCGGTGAACGCGCTAACGTCGGTGATGCCCTGGCCATCGTACTCGCCGGCGAAGCGCCCTACGCACGGGTGTATATTCCCGAACCTTATCGCGTCAAATTGCGCGTTGGTCAAACCCTGAATGTCTCAGTAGACGGAGTAGCCGAACCACTACCTGGCACTATTCGCTGGATCGCCCAGGATGCCGCCTTTACCCCCTACTACGCGCTCAACGCCGCCGACCGCGCGCGCCTGGTTTACCTGGCAGAAATTCAATTGTCCGCCGCCGCCAAAGATTTGCCCAACGGCGTACCGGCACAAGTTGAACTGCCGGAGTAA
- a CDS encoding DUF350 domain-containing protein, with protein sequence MLETALSSLSGLPAFLIYFVLAIALLFMFTLMYTWITPHNELELIRANNAAAAIAFGGALVGFALPLSSAISNSLSLLDCAIWGLVALVVQVLTFLVLRMLLKQLPERIAQGETAAGIFAAASAIAVGILNAACMTY encoded by the coding sequence ATGTTGGAAACGGCGCTTTCGTCACTGTCCGGTTTGCCGGCCTTTTTGATTTATTTTGTGTTGGCTATTGCCCTGTTGTTTATGTTCACCCTGATGTATACCTGGATCACGCCGCACAATGAGCTGGAATTGATTCGCGCCAATAATGCGGCAGCGGCCATCGCCTTCGGCGGTGCGCTGGTTGGCTTCGCATTGCCCTTGTCTAGTGCTATCAGTAACTCATTGTCGCTGCTCGACTGCGCTATCTGGGGATTGGTTGCCTTGGTTGTACAGGTTCTGACGTTTCTGGTTTTACGTATGCTGCTCAAACAATTGCCGGAACGCATTGCCCAAGGTGAAACTGCGGCGGGCATCTTTGCGGCTGCCAGCGCAATCGCCGTGGGCATACTGAACGCCGCATGCATGACTTATTGA
- a CDS encoding DUF1190 domain-containing protein yields the protein MKRSKKVALMLMVPTTTMMLASCGEDPKEAVVFSSPEECASMVTSTSADQCYADYRAAQALHPQVAPKYLNKSECENDFGSGQCEQAPQQHAGGSFFMPMMMGYMAGQMFNRQGGAMPNQPQQEERTAAGTGGAAAGAATNARSGVRTQPLYKSRDDRGTFRTATNTPVARQTGPVMVRPSQVQPRAGQFAQRGGFGAQAAARNSYGG from the coding sequence ATGAAACGCAGTAAAAAAGTGGCCTTGATGTTGATGGTACCCACAACCACCATGATGCTCGCCAGTTGTGGAGAAGATCCCAAAGAAGCTGTCGTGTTTAGCTCCCCGGAAGAATGCGCGTCTATGGTGACCAGCACCTCGGCGGACCAATGTTATGCAGACTACCGCGCGGCGCAGGCCCTGCATCCCCAGGTCGCGCCCAAGTACCTGAACAAAAGCGAATGCGAGAACGATTTTGGTTCAGGGCAGTGTGAACAGGCACCGCAGCAACACGCTGGCGGTTCCTTTTTTATGCCGATGATGATGGGTTATATGGCCGGGCAAATGTTTAACCGCCAGGGCGGCGCCATGCCCAACCAACCGCAGCAGGAAGAACGCACAGCCGCCGGAACCGGTGGCGCTGCCGCAGGTGCTGCAACCAATGCGCGCAGTGGTGTGCGCACCCAACCGCTGTATAAATCCCGCGATGATCGCGGCACTTTCCGCACCGCCACCAACACACCGGTAGCACGGCAGACCGGACCGGTGATGGTGCGCCCATCACAAGTACAACCGCGCGCAGGACAGTTCGCACAACGCGGCGGGTTTGGCGCACAAGCGGCGGCACGCAACTCTTACGGCGGTTGA
- a CDS encoding glutathionylspermidine synthase family protein, whose product MKRVDTAERPQWRDYAESVGFAFHTFDGEPYWDETAYYQFSLQQIEDDLEAPTEELHEMAMELVDEIVRDAEKLRQLAIPESFWNHIYNGWTNGEPHLYGRMDLVYNGTGPAKLLELNYDTPTSLFETGFFQWVWLEEKIQRGELPSGADQFNSLQDKLEEAFRSLSLPQPFYFSSVSENIEDKGTVDYLMDIARQAGMDTRYIAIENIGEHDGQFVDLEGYPINGLFKLYPWEFMVHEDFGKAIRTSNTLWLEPSWKMLLSNKGILPLLWQKYPDHPNLLPAFFEDNTQPLDKGWVRKPLFSREGANVEMITEQGEKISAEGPYNDGNYIRQALCPLPKFHDNHHHSDCYTMIGSWVVGDSAAGIAIREDSTLITKDSSRFLPHIILD is encoded by the coding sequence ATGAAACGTGTGGATACCGCAGAGCGGCCGCAATGGCGCGACTATGCCGAAAGTGTGGGATTTGCATTTCACACCTTCGATGGTGAACCCTATTGGGACGAAACCGCCTACTATCAATTTAGCTTGCAACAAATCGAAGACGACCTGGAAGCACCCACCGAAGAATTGCACGAGATGGCCATGGAGTTGGTGGATGAAATCGTGCGCGACGCGGAGAAATTACGCCAGCTGGCTATCCCGGAATCATTCTGGAACCATATCTACAACGGCTGGACCAACGGCGAACCGCATCTATACGGGCGCATGGATCTGGTTTACAACGGCACAGGTCCGGCAAAATTACTTGAGCTTAATTACGATACGCCGACATCACTTTTTGAAACCGGATTTTTTCAATGGGTATGGCTGGAAGAAAAAATCCAGCGCGGTGAATTGCCGAGCGGCGCGGACCAATTCAATTCGCTGCAAGATAAACTGGAAGAAGCCTTTCGTTCACTTTCATTACCACAACCCTTTTATTTTTCCAGCGTCAGTGAAAATATCGAAGACAAAGGCACCGTCGACTACCTGATGGACATCGCGCGCCAAGCCGGTATGGACACGCGCTACATCGCCATCGAAAACATCGGCGAACACGACGGCCAATTCGTTGACCTGGAAGGCTACCCCATCAACGGCCTATTCAAGCTATACCCCTGGGAATTCATGGTCCACGAAGACTTCGGCAAAGCCATCCGCACCTCCAACACCCTGTGGCTCGAACCGAGCTGGAAGATGCTCTTATCCAACAAAGGCATCCTGCCTCTGCTATGGCAAAAATACCCCGACCATCCCAACCTGCTACCAGCCTTTTTCGAAGACAACACCCAACCCCTGGACAAAGGCTGGGTACGCAAACCCTTATTCTCCCGCGAAGGCGCCAACGTTGAAATGATCACGGAACAAGGAGAAAAAATCAGCGCCGAAGGCCCCTATAACGACGGCAACTACATCCGCCAGGCACTCTGCCCACTACCGAAATTCCACGACAACCACCACCATTCAGATTGCTACACCATGATCGGCAGTTGGGTGGTAGGAGACAGCGCAGCAGGCATCGCCATACGTGAAGACAGCACACTGATTACCAAAGACAGCTCACGTTTTTTGCCGCATATTATTTTGGATTAG
- a CDS encoding DMT family transporter, producing the protein MTNSRPLIWLMVVASTFFWGSNFNAGHAIADEVTALTAAAERFAIALLGFLLIRLFQGKAESQLQPRDMLVLLALGVIGVFGFNYAFFTALHSTSALNAALIMALSPMVSLLFSAWLLPVKIRGFQYLGIIIAFVGVSLVITGGNFGLLHIAIGDAWMMFACLVWSLYSVGSKKFAGHVPPLQFARWTVSIGAVALILAALVIEEPLTTIPSLSVSTHIILVYMATFGAVFAYIFWLRGVYALGPERATIAFNLVPVFTLLVNLALGTVPLPLQIVGMVLVLGGVLISSGWRPRYSRKVAS; encoded by the coding sequence ATGACAAATTCCCGCCCGCTGATATGGTTGATGGTGGTAGCCAGTACGTTTTTCTGGGGCAGCAATTTTAATGCGGGTCATGCGATAGCTGACGAGGTCACGGCGCTTACCGCTGCCGCCGAACGTTTCGCTATCGCGCTGCTGGGTTTTTTGCTCATCCGGTTATTTCAGGGCAAGGCCGAATCGCAATTGCAGCCCAGGGATATGCTGGTGCTATTGGCTCTCGGCGTTATCGGTGTGTTTGGTTTTAATTATGCGTTCTTTACCGCGTTGCACTCGACGTCTGCGTTGAATGCTGCGTTGATTATGGCATTGTCTCCCATGGTGTCGTTGTTATTTTCCGCCTGGCTGTTGCCGGTAAAAATTCGCGGCTTTCAGTATCTCGGTATTATCATTGCTTTTGTGGGTGTAAGCCTGGTAATTACCGGCGGAAATTTTGGTTTGTTACATATTGCTATCGGCGATGCGTGGATGATGTTCGCTTGTCTGGTCTGGAGTCTCTACAGCGTTGGCTCCAAAAAATTTGCGGGTCATGTTCCGCCGTTGCAGTTTGCGCGCTGGACAGTAAGCATTGGGGCGGTGGCTTTGATCCTTGCGGCCTTGGTGATTGAGGAGCCGTTAACAACGATTCCGTCGTTGAGTGTTAGTACGCATATTATTTTGGTGTATATGGCGACGTTTGGGGCGGTGTTTGCTTATATTTTTTGGTTGCGGGGTGTGTATGCGTTGGGGCCGGAGCGTGCGACGATTGCGTTTAATCTGGTTCCGGTGTTTACCTTGTTGGTGAATCTTGCGTTGGGGACGGTGCCTTTGCCGTTGCAGATTGTGGGGATGGTGTTGGTGTTGGGTGGGGTGTTGATTTCCAGTGGTTGGCGGCCTCGATATTCACGGAAAGTCGCTTCGTAG
- a CDS encoding sugar O-acetyltransferase: MLDLTPQIQPYSPGPTLTELTLINPFEPERLAARKRAKHLCQQLNNLRADQRKARQLLYAQLFAEADNPFIEPDFYCDYGSHIYLGENFYANHHCLMLDAADIHIGKRVKFGPGVHLYTTTHPLDATQRAAGHVLIAPITIGDDCWLGGYTQVMPGVTIGEKSVIGAGSIVTRSIPAGVVAMGNPCRVVRDL, encoded by the coding sequence TTGCTAGACTTGACGCCACAAATCCAGCCTTATTCGCCGGGTCCTACCTTGACTGAACTGACACTGATCAATCCTTTTGAACCAGAACGTCTTGCTGCGCGTAAACGCGCAAAGCATTTGTGCCAACAACTGAATAACCTGCGCGCCGATCAACGTAAGGCGCGACAATTACTGTACGCGCAATTGTTTGCAGAAGCCGATAATCCGTTTATTGAACCGGATTTTTATTGTGACTATGGCAGCCATATTTATTTGGGCGAAAACTTCTACGCTAACCACCACTGCCTGATGCTGGATGCAGCGGACATCCACATTGGCAAACGCGTCAAGTTTGGTCCCGGTGTGCATTTGTATACCACTACCCATCCCCTCGATGCGACACAGCGTGCAGCCGGACACGTCCTCATCGCTCCGATTACTATCGGTGATGACTGTTGGCTTGGTGGGTATACCCAGGTCATGCCCGGTGTAACGATCGGAGAGAAAAGCGTGATTGGTGCAGGCAGTATTGTGACACGCTCAATCCCGGCTGGCGTGGTCGCCATGGGTAACCCTTGCCGTGTGGTACGCGACCTGTAA
- a CDS encoding DUF1415 domain-containing protein: MHPAQVAVIQWLNDVVIGLNLCPFSGKPTRENRVRFFTSEATDEESLLQDLQHELELLDTRPVAELETTLIIVPDLLPDFFDYTQFLQWANQLLKRMNWQGVYQIASFHPDYCFAGAEPDDAENLTNRAPYPILHIIREASLTKALEYFPDVEAIPDSNRECVTSLSDAERRQLFPYLFHD, from the coding sequence ATGCATCCGGCGCAAGTTGCTGTAATTCAATGGCTTAATGACGTGGTGATCGGTTTAAACCTGTGCCCGTTTTCAGGTAAGCCGACGCGAGAGAATCGGGTACGTTTTTTTACCAGCGAGGCCACGGATGAAGAAAGCTTACTGCAAGATTTGCAGCACGAATTGGAATTGCTGGATACACGCCCGGTCGCGGAGCTTGAAACAACACTGATTATTGTGCCGGATTTGCTGCCGGATTTTTTTGATTACACGCAATTTTTGCAATGGGCGAATCAACTCCTCAAACGCATGAATTGGCAAGGGGTTTATCAAATTGCCAGTTTTCATCCCGACTACTGTTTCGCCGGAGCCGAACCGGATGACGCGGAGAATCTTACCAACCGTGCGCCTTACCCGATTCTGCATATTATCCGCGAGGCCAGCTTAACCAAGGCACTGGAATATTTTCCCGATGTAGAAGCAATTCCTGATAGTAATCGCGAGTGTGTTACGTCCTTGTCGGATGCCGAACGTCGCCAACTATTTCCCTATTTATTTCACGACTAA
- a CDS encoding Gfo/Idh/MocA family protein: protein MDKKTIRWGIIGAGNVTEVKSGPGFYKNPDSQLLAVMRRDSDKARDFAERHQVPLWYNDASALLANPDIDAVYIATPPLQHKDYALAALAAGKHVYIEKPVTMNAAECDDIIAAQSATSLKVCVAHYRRFVPCFLKFFDLIQQGAIGKPLLARIDMLRSANNNLIAKTDENWRVNPAISGGGLFHDLAPHQLDLLLHWFGPVMDARGFGTNQAGLYPADDCVIGWARLHSGIEFQGRWHYAIPAHLEQDLCEIIGTEGSLSINFFGEQVIQLHNRDGQQTFRIPNPTHIQQPMIEQVNHYLRGERNNPCSVEEAKAVMALMDCFTQK, encoded by the coding sequence ATGGATAAAAAAACTATTCGCTGGGGCATTATCGGCGCCGGCAATGTAACCGAAGTAAAAAGCGGGCCGGGATTTTATAAGAACCCGGATTCACAACTGCTCGCAGTCATGCGGCGCGATTCAGATAAAGCCAGGGATTTTGCAGAACGCCATCAGGTGCCGTTGTGGTACAACGATGCTAGCGCCTTATTGGCCAACCCGGATATTGATGCGGTCTATATCGCTACGCCGCCGTTGCAACACAAGGATTACGCGTTAGCCGCATTAGCGGCCGGCAAGCATGTTTACATCGAAAAACCTGTGACCATGAATGCAGCTGAGTGCGATGATATTATCGCTGCACAATCTGCTACATCATTGAAGGTATGCGTTGCGCACTATCGCCGTTTTGTGCCTTGCTTTTTAAAGTTCTTTGACCTTATTCAACAAGGTGCTATTGGCAAACCTTTGTTGGCGCGTATCGATATGTTGCGCTCTGCCAACAATAATTTGATTGCCAAAACCGACGAAAACTGGCGAGTGAATCCGGCTATTTCCGGCGGAGGATTATTTCATGACCTGGCACCACACCAGCTGGACTTGCTACTTCATTGGTTTGGACCGGTGATGGACGCACGCGGTTTTGGAACAAACCAGGCGGGGCTCTATCCGGCAGATGATTGCGTGATTGGCTGGGCACGCTTGCACAGTGGTATTGAGTTCCAGGGTCGCTGGCACTATGCCATACCAGCGCATCTGGAACAGGATTTATGCGAAATCATCGGTACCGAAGGCAGTCTTTCCATTAACTTTTTTGGTGAACAGGTGATTCAGCTGCACAATCGCGACGGCCAACAGACGTTCCGCATTCCTAACCCAACCCATATCCAACAACCGATGATTGAACAGGTTAATCACTATTTACGCGGTGAGCGCAACAATCCCTGTTCGGTTGAGGAGGCCAAAGCTGTGATGGCATTGATGGATTGTTTTACACAGAAATAG
- a CDS encoding S1 RNA-binding domain-containing protein, which produces MVKIGQMNRLQAVKPIDAGMLLAGGEFGNILLPRRYLPESVKVGDELDVFIYLDSEDCIIATTLTPKVMVGQCAHLQVKEVNAVGAFLDWGLPKDLLVPYNEQHKPMEVGRSYVVTVFLDSYTNRITASSRLSHHLDERADGLKVHQAVDLLICGRSDMGFKAVINHTHLGLIFRDDAFRTLIYGEQLRGYIKNIRPDRKIDVSLQQHTEKGKDELAEKILQFLAAHNGVSSLTDKSEPDAIYRQYQVSKGKYKNALSTLYKQRKILITADQITLVEQR; this is translated from the coding sequence ATGGTCAAGATTGGTCAGATGAACCGCTTGCAAGCGGTGAAACCCATTGATGCCGGTATGCTGTTGGCGGGCGGGGAGTTTGGCAACATACTGCTGCCTCGCCGCTACCTGCCTGAATCGGTCAAGGTGGGCGACGAACTGGATGTTTTTATCTACCTCGACTCCGAAGATTGCATCATTGCCACGACGCTGACGCCCAAGGTGATGGTAGGTCAGTGTGCGCACTTGCAAGTAAAAGAAGTGAATGCCGTGGGCGCCTTCCTTGATTGGGGTCTACCCAAAGATCTCCTGGTCCCCTACAACGAACAACACAAACCAATGGAAGTCGGCCGCTCCTATGTGGTGACGGTGTTTCTCGACAGCTATACCAACCGCATCACGGCTTCATCCAGGTTAAGCCATCATCTGGACGAACGCGCGGATGGTTTGAAAGTTCATCAAGCGGTAGACCTGCTGATTTGCGGGCGCAGTGACATGGGTTTTAAAGCCGTTATTAACCATACACATCTGGGCCTGATTTTTCGGGATGATGCATTTCGCACCCTGATCTATGGCGAACAATTGCGAGGCTACATCAAAAATATCCGCCCGGACCGCAAGATTGATGTCAGCCTTCAGCAGCACACAGAAAAGGGAAAGGATGAATTGGCAGAAAAAATTCTCCAATTTTTAGCCGCCCATAACGGTGTGTCTTCTTTGACAGATAAAAGCGAACCCGACGCTATCTACCGTCAGTATCAAGTCAGCAAAGGTAAGTATAAAAATGCCCTGAGTACGCTGTATAAACAGCGGAAAATTTTAATTACTGCAGACCAGATTACCCTTGTGGAGCAGCGCTGA
- a CDS encoding discoidin domain-containing protein, producing the protein MTFSSTTARYFLYAASLATSLISFSAVADTNLALNKPTLASSSESASHGPSKALDGNSYSRWASSFSDSNWISVDLGGTYTLNKVKLNWETAYAKGYQLQVSLDNSNWTTVYTTTNGNGGVDDVNLSAVARYVRMNGTKRATEWGYSLWEMEVYGTTYTQKPTKISYKKTATASTYVGADYAPALVLDGNTSTRWSSNHADNNWIAIDLGSSHTITGAKLHWEGAYGKSYQIQTSNDKNSWTTIYSTTNGDGGIDNLNLNGTGRYIRMNGIKRATEWGYSLWEFEVFGYQSAGAPSSSSSSSSSVKSSSSVSSSSSSSVSSSSSSSSSVRSSSSVSSSSQSSSSTGSNTGGLTLDWYVPTERENGAYLELDEIGGYEIKYKKVTDTKFTVVQINDGAADSYSLGNLSGSYEFYIATIDVNGVYSEFIEVMPY; encoded by the coding sequence ATGACATTTTCATCAACTACCGCTCGTTACTTTCTTTATGCAGCATCACTCGCTACTTCATTGATTTCGTTTTCGGCTGTTGCCGATACTAATCTGGCATTAAATAAGCCCACACTTGCTTCCAGCAGCGAAAGCGCCAGCCACGGACCGAGCAAAGCGCTGGATGGTAACTCATACAGCCGCTGGGCCAGTTCTTTCTCCGATAGCAACTGGATCTCCGTTGATCTCGGCGGTACCTATACGCTCAATAAAGTGAAACTCAATTGGGAAACCGCCTACGCGAAAGGTTACCAGTTACAGGTTTCTCTTGATAACAGCAACTGGACAACGGTCTATACAACCACAAATGGCAATGGTGGAGTGGATGACGTAAACCTATCCGCTGTTGCCCGATATGTTCGTATGAACGGCACCAAACGAGCCACCGAATGGGGTTACTCTCTGTGGGAGATGGAAGTTTACGGCACCACCTACACCCAAAAGCCAACCAAGATTTCTTACAAGAAAACCGCGACAGCATCCACTTATGTTGGTGCAGATTACGCTCCTGCGCTCGTGCTTGACGGAAATACTTCAACACGCTGGTCAAGCAATCATGCAGACAACAATTGGATCGCTATAGATTTAGGCTCATCCCATACAATTACCGGAGCAAAATTACATTGGGAAGGTGCTTATGGGAAAAGCTATCAGATTCAAACATCCAACGACAAAAATAGCTGGACAACCATCTATTCAACAACCAATGGCGACGGTGGTATCGACAACCTGAACCTGAATGGAACCGGGCGCTACATCCGCATGAACGGCATTAAAAGAGCAACCGAGTGGGGTTATTCACTGTGGGAATTTGAAGTGTTCGGCTATCAATCCGCTGGAGCTCCAAGCTCTTCGAGTTCATCAAGCTCAAGTGTGAAAAGTTCATCCAGCGTGAGCAGCTCATCATCATCCAGTGTTTCAAGCAGCTCCAGCTCGTCGTCCAGTGTTCGCAGTTCAAGCAGTGTGTCAAGCTCCAGCCAATCCTCCAGTTCGACTGGATCAAACACTGGTGGTCTGACACTGGATTGGTATGTACCAACTGAACGTGAAAATGGTGCTTATCTTGAGTTAGATGAAATTGGTGGTTACGAAATCAAGTACAAAAAAGTTACCGATACCAAGTTCACCGTTGTTCAAATAAATGATGGCGCTGCCGACAGCTATTCCCTTGGTAACCTGTCAGGCTCTTATGAATTTTACATTGCAACCATTGATGTCAATGGCGTCTACAGTGAGTTTATCGAGGTAATGCCTTACTAA
- a CDS encoding aldo/keto reductase produces the protein MEYRQLGQSGLKVPVFSFGTATFGGTNEFFKHWGQTQVDEATRMIDLCLDHGINFFDTADVYSDGASEEILGKALQGKRSQALISTKATFTTGTGPNDKGSSRYHLIRACEASLKRLNTDHIDLYFMHAFDALTPVEETLRALDDLITSGKISYIGASNFSGWHLMKALATSEKYGLARYVAYQGYYSLIGRDYEWELMPLALDQKVATMVWSPLGWGRLTGKLKRGQPATSGRIAAGGSDGGPVVDDDYLFNVIDALEVIAKNRAKTIPQVALNWLLTRPTVANIVVGARNEEQMKHNLGALEWSLTKDEIAYLDKASHQRPIYPYWHQTGFDERNPKPTAW, from the coding sequence ATGGAATACCGCCAGCTCGGCCAATCCGGCCTTAAGGTTCCCGTATTCAGTTTCGGCACCGCCACCTTCGGCGGCACAAATGAATTTTTCAAGCACTGGGGTCAAACCCAGGTCGATGAAGCCACACGGATGATCGATTTATGTCTCGATCACGGCATTAATTTTTTTGATACAGCTGATGTTTATTCCGACGGGGCATCAGAAGAAATTCTGGGAAAAGCGCTGCAAGGCAAACGCAGTCAGGCTTTGATTTCAACCAAAGCCACCTTCACCACTGGCACAGGCCCCAATGACAAAGGTTCATCACGTTACCATTTGATTCGCGCGTGCGAAGCCAGCCTGAAACGTTTGAATACGGATCATATTGATCTTTATTTTATGCACGCCTTTGACGCGTTGACGCCCGTGGAAGAAACCCTACGTGCGCTCGACGATTTAATTACCAGCGGCAAAATCAGTTACATCGGTGCGTCCAATTTTTCCGGTTGGCATTTAATGAAAGCGTTGGCCACCTCTGAAAAATATGGCCTGGCTCGTTATGTGGCTTACCAGGGTTACTACTCCTTGATCGGCCGCGACTATGAGTGGGAGTTAATGCCGCTCGCGCTAGACCAAAAAGTGGCGACCATGGTATGGAGTCCATTGGGTTGGGGACGGCTGACGGGAAAACTCAAGCGGGGACAACCCGCGACCAGCGGGCGAATTGCAGCCGGCGGCAGCGATGGTGGTCCGGTAGTCGACGACGATTATTTATTTAATGTGATTGATGCACTGGAAGTCATCGCAAAAAACCGCGCTAAAACCATTCCCCAGGTCGCCCTTAACTGGCTGCTTACGCGACCTACTGTAGCCAATATTGTGGTGGGCGCGCGCAATGAAGAGCAAATGAAACATAACCTCGGCGCGCTGGAGTGGTCGTTAACGAAAGACGAGATTGCTTACCTGGATAAAGCCAGCCATCAACGTCCAATTTACCCCTACTGGCACCAAACAGGTTTTGATGAGCGAAATCCCAAGCCTACGGCCTGGTGA